One window of the Mycobacterium haemophilum DSM 44634 genome contains the following:
- a CDS encoding PPE family protein → MTNPHYAWLPPEINSALMFAGPGSGPLLAAAAAWDELAEDLLSSAASFGSVTADLAGGSWLGASAAAMMAVATQYMGWLSTAAAQATAAASQAAATAAAFEAALAAMVQPAVVAANRVLVQVLAATNWLGQNAPAIADIEAAYEQMWAWDVDAMSGYHAGASAAAEQLAPWQRVLRDLGINIGTNSGSSASGHVSSGTTSVTPSAGSASAASGLNLGYGNSGNFNFGWNNVGNANFGIGNIGNFDIGFGLTGDHQVGIGSFNFSSSAWANLFNPGNANMGIGNPGPLSSSLWTPAAATGPANSGLVGAGLDSPGDVSFFNSGRYVTGGLNAANLNSSALNPVGANTGGFGPALANSSLLNAAAPNQAIAATSGFESGNPNIGVGGAAGPSSTLRNPGTNAATGGIPSSGFFNKVARDTGIVSSDTRQQVPSQP, encoded by the coding sequence GTGACAAACCCGCATTACGCGTGGTTGCCGCCTGAGATCAATTCGGCACTCATGTTCGCTGGTCCCGGATCGGGGCCGCTGCTTGCTGCAGCCGCGGCATGGGACGAGTTGGCCGAGGACCTGCTGTCGTCGGCAGCGTCGTTTGGGTCGGTGACCGCGGACCTGGCGGGCGGTTCATGGTTGGGTGCGTCGGCGGCGGCGATGATGGCCGTGGCGACGCAATACATGGGGTGGCTCAGCACCGCGGCGGCCCAGGCCACTGCGGCCGCCAGCCAAGCCGCGGCGACGGCGGCCGCGTTCGAGGCGGCGTTAGCGGCCATGGTCCAGCCAGCGGTGGTGGCAGCCAATCGGGTCCTAGTGCAGGTGTTGGCGGCCACAAACTGGTTGGGGCAAAACGCTCCCGCGATCGCGGACATCGAGGCCGCGTACGAGCAAATGTGGGCGTGGGATGTCGATGCGATGTCGGGGTACCACGCCGGCGCGTCAGCAGCGGCTGAGCAATTGGCGCCGTGGCAGCGGGTGCTGCGCGACCTTGGCATTAATATCGGCACGAACAGCGGAAGCTCTGCCAGTGGCCACGTGAGCAGCGGCACCACCAGCGTGACTCCGAGCGCAGGATCGGCGAGCGCCGCCAGCGGCCTAAATCTGGGCTACGGAAACTCGGGTAATTTCAACTTCGGCTGGAACAACGTCGGCAACGCGAATTTCGGCATCGGCAATATCGGCAATTTCGACATCGGTTTTGGGTTGACCGGCGATCATCAGGTGGGCATCGGCAGCTTCAACTTCAGCAGCAGCGCCTGGGCAAACCTTTTCAACCCCGGCAATGCAAACATGGGCATCGGGAATCCCGGCCCGCTCAGCAGCAGCCTCTGGACTCCGGCGGCCGCTACCGGCCCAGCGAACTCAGGGCTGGTAGGCGCCGGACTGGACAGCCCGGGCGACGTCAGCTTCTTCAACTCCGGCCGCTACGTCACGGGCGGTCTCAACGCGGCAAACCTGAACTCGAGCGCCCTCAACCCGGTCGGCGCAAATACGGGCGGCTTCGGCCCGGCGCTGGCGAACTCGAGCTTGCTCAACGCAGCCGCACCAAACCAGGCTATCGCCGCTACCAGCGGATTCGAGTCGGGTAACCCGAACATCGGTGTCGGCGGCGCAGCGGGGCCTAGCTCGACCCTCAGAAACCCCGGCACGAATGCCGCTACCGGAGGTATCCCGAGCTCAGGCTTTTTCAACAAGGTCGCCCGCGACACCGGCATCGTGAGCTCGGACACCCGGCAGCAGGTCCCATCGCAGCCTTGA
- a CDS encoding VOC family protein has product MIDHIGINCADYPKSQEFYDAVLGVLGFSRQMDFGVAIGYGRDGKPDFWIADAAAGEAKGPNREVHIAFHAADEAAVRAFHEAAVGLGADSLHAPRLWPEYHPGYFGAFVRDPDGNNVEAVCHRAGA; this is encoded by the coding sequence GTGATCGATCACATCGGAATCAACTGCGCTGACTACCCGAAATCGCAAGAGTTTTACGACGCGGTTCTGGGCGTTCTGGGTTTCTCCCGACAAATGGATTTCGGCGTCGCGATCGGCTACGGCCGCGACGGCAAGCCGGATTTCTGGATCGCGGACGCCGCCGCCGGTGAGGCCAAGGGGCCCAATCGGGAAGTCCACATCGCGTTCCATGCCGCGGACGAAGCTGCGGTGCGCGCCTTCCACGAGGCGGCGGTGGGCTTAGGTGCCGATTCGTTGCATGCGCCGCGGCTCTGGCCCGAATATCACCCCGGCTACTTCGGTGCCTTCGTGCGTGACCCCGACGGCAATAACGTCGAAGCGGTCTGTCATCGGGCGGGAGCGTAG
- a CDS encoding mycothiol transferase: MTGTDAAARELLRDAFTRLIEHVDELTDGLTDEVCYYQPTVSANSIAWLIWHSARVQDTQLAEVAGVEQVWTRDSWVDRFGLDLPRNDTGYGHSRDDVAKVRAPAGLLSGYYHAVHQLTLEYVASVNADELARIVDTHWDPPVTASARLVSIIDDCAQHLGQAAYLRGIAQ; encoded by the coding sequence ATGACAGGGACCGACGCCGCAGCTCGGGAATTGCTCCGGGATGCGTTCACCCGATTGATCGAACACGTCGACGAACTTACTGACGGACTGACCGATGAGGTCTGCTATTACCAGCCGACCGTGAGCGCCAACAGCATTGCCTGGCTGATCTGGCACAGCGCCCGCGTGCAAGACACTCAGTTGGCCGAAGTGGCTGGCGTAGAGCAGGTATGGACGCGCGACAGCTGGGTGGATCGGTTCGGACTTGACCTGCCGCGCAACGACACCGGCTATGGCCATAGTCGCGACGATGTGGCGAAGGTGCGCGCACCCGCTGGTCTGTTGTCGGGCTACTACCACGCGGTGCACCAGCTCACGTTGGAATACGTCGCCAGTGTCAACGCGGATGAGTTGGCGCGCATCGTGGACACCCATTGGGATCCGCCGGTTACCGCCAGCGCACGATTGGTCAGCATCATTGACGATTGTGCGCAGCACCTTGGCCAGGCCGCATACCTACGAGGAATCGCACAGTAA